The Solea senegalensis isolate Sse05_10M linkage group LG9, IFAPA_SoseM_1, whole genome shotgun sequence genome has a segment encoding these proteins:
- the LOC122775066 gene encoding uncharacterized protein LOC122775066: MSVSITKGEGVSVFTLTFDPQSALPPLCQMFKALCCSPVWCSVSERLRSVQSKAHSVLGALHIMVGLLYIGLGSVLLSSGSGSGWRMDETWYPVWMGAFFIVFGIVSFLSEMFPSPCLVTMSVTLNMAGAVFAVAAFILYAINMNNTSLYWMCRSDDDDYSFSDPKTPSIEQDRILQTCLSGRLLALLLLRSINGVLLVLSLLEFCVTISCVILGIKALRSQEKFTHKITSEPELHKPLLEEVTLNA; encoded by the exons ATGTCAGTCTCCATCACCAAAGGTGAGGGGGTCTCTGTGTttactttgacctttgacccccaaAGTGCTTTGCCTCCCCTGTGCCAAATGTTCAAGGCTCTTTGCTGCAGTCCTGTGTGGTGCTCTGTGTCCGAGCGCCTCCGGAGTGTCCAGAGCAAGGCTCACTCAGTCCTCGGG GCTCTGCACATTATGGTCGGACTGCTCTACATTGGACTGGGATCAGTTCTTCTTTCCTCTGGAAGTGGTTCAGGTTGGCGAATGGATGAAACGTGGTATCCTGTTTGGATGGGAGCATTC TTTATCGTGTTTGGCATCGTGAGTTTTTTGTCAGAGATGTTCCCGAGTCCATGTCTG GTCACCATGAGTGTGACTCTGAACATGGCAGGCGCTGTCTTTGCTGTGGCAGCCTTCATCCTCTACGCCATCAATATGAACAACACATCGCTGTACTGGATGTGCAGGAGTGACGATGACGATTACAGCTTCAGCGACCCGAAGACGCCGTCGATAGAGCAGGACCGGATCCTGCAGACTTGTCTGTCTGGCCGCCTTCTGGCCCTG CTGCTGCTCAGAAGCATCAACGGTGTGCTGTTGGTCTTGTCATTGCTGGAGTTCTGTGTCACCATCTCCTGTGTGATCTTGGGGATTAAGGCTCTCAGGAGCCAGGAGAAGTTTACTCACAAG